One Clupea harengus chromosome 11, Ch_v2.0.2, whole genome shotgun sequence DNA window includes the following coding sequences:
- the LOC116222505 gene encoding integrin alpha-8-like, with the protein MSGCARLYQVLFALLSVLVGVTCFNLDIEKPSVYSGPEGSYFGYSVDFYRPNPDKNVMAVLIGAPKANTTQPGIVEGGAVYYCAWPANDTDSCRQIPFDRTNNRMVKTNGERQNLDFKSHQWFGATVRTHGGKVVACAPLYHWRTVRELGEMEPVGTCYVAIQNFSAFAEYSPCRNTNSDPEGQGFCQAGFSVDFTKDGALVLGGPGSFYWQGTEQHILNTHLSNQSAVS; encoded by the exons ATGTCGGGCTGTGCACGTTTATACCAAGTGCTTTTCGCACTTTTGTCTGTTCTTGTCGGAGTTACCTGTTTTAATTTGGATATTGAGAAACCTTCAGTTTACAGCGGACCCGAGGGGAGTTATTTTGGCTATTCGGTGGACTTCTATCGACCAAACCCAGATAAAaacgt AATGGCTGTGTTGATCGGGGCACCGAAGGCGAACACCACCCAACCGGGAATTGTGGAGGGGGGAGCCGTGTACTATTGCGCTTGGCCGGCAAACGACACCGACTCCTGCCGCCAAATTCCGTTTGATAGAACAA ataacAGGATGGTAAAGACGAACGGCGAGCGACAGAATCTGGACTTTAAGTCCCATCAGTGGTTCGGGGCCACGGTGCGCACCCACGGAGGCAAGGTGGTG GCGTGTGCTCCTCTGTATCACTGGCGCACTGTAAGGGAGTTAGGGGAGATGGAGCCGGTGGGGACCTGCTACGTGGCCATACAGAACTTCAGCGCCTTCGCCGAGTACTCTCCCTGCAGAAAta CCAATTCAGACCCAGAGGGACAGGGCTTCTGCCAGGCTGGGTTTAGTGTGGACTTCAccaag GATGGTGCTTTGGTGTTGGGCGGTCCTGGCAGTTTCTACTGGCAAGGTACGGAACAACATATTCTCAATACACACTTATCCAATCAGAGCGCTGTGTCATAA